Proteins from one Dama dama isolate Ldn47 chromosome 12, ASM3311817v1, whole genome shotgun sequence genomic window:
- the RDH12 gene encoding retinol dehydrogenase 12, which produces MLVALGLLTSFLSFLYVTAPSIRKFFAGGVCRTNVQLSGKVVVITGANTGIGKETARELSRRGARVYIACRDVLKGESAASEIRADTKNSQVLVRKLDLSDTKSIRAFAEGFLAEEKQLHILINNAGVMLCPYSKTADGFETHLGVNHLGHFLLTRLLLERLKESAPARVVTLSSVVHHAGKIRFHDLQGEKYYNRGFAYCHSKLANVLFTRELAKRLKGTGVTTYAVHPGIVRSELVRHSFLLCLLWRLFSPFLKTTWEGAQTSLHCALAEGLEPLSGKYFSDCKKTWVSPRARNNKTAERLWNVSCELLGIQWE; this is translated from the exons ATGCTGGTTGCCTTGGGACTGCtcacctccttcctttctttcctgtaTGTGACAGCTCCATCCATCAG GAAGTTCTTTGCTGGCGGGGTTTGTAGAACAAATGTGCAGCTTTCTGGGAAGGTGGTGGTGATCACTGGCGCCAACACAGGCATTGGCAAGGAGACGGCCAGAGAGCTTTCTCGTAGAG GAGCCCGAGTATACATTGCCTGTCGAGATGTACTGAAGGGGGAGTCTGCTGCCAGTGAAATCCGAGCTGATACAAAGAACTCCCAGGTGCTGGTACGGAAACTGGACCTATCTGATACCAAGTCCATCCGAGCCTTTGCTGAGGGCTTCCTGGCAG AGGAAAAGCAGCTTCATATTCTGATCAACAATGCAGGAGTGATGCTGTGCCCGTATTCCAAAACAGCTGATGGTTTTGAAACCCACTTGGGAGTCAACCACCTGG GTCACTTCCTTCTCACCCGCTTGCTCCTGGAGCGGCTGAAGGAGTCTGCTCCTGCACGGGTGGTGACCCTCTCGTCAGTGGTCCATCACGCCGGCAAGATTCGCTTCCATGATCTCCAGGGTGAAAAGTACTACAACCGGGGTTTCGCTTATTGCCACAGCAAGCTGGCCAATGTGCTCTTCACTCGCGAGTTGGCCAAGAGGCTCAAAG GCACGGGGGTCACCACCTACGCGGTGCACCCAGGCATCGTCCGCTCCGAGCTGGTCCgacactccttcctgctgtgcctgCTTTGGCGGCTCTTCTCCCCCTTCCTCAAGACGACGTGGGAGGGGGCCCAGACCAGCCTGCACTGTGCGCTGGCTGAGGGCCTGGAGCCTCTGAGCGGCAAGTACTTCAG TGACTGCAAGAAGACCTGGGTGTCACCCAGGGCCCGGAATAACAAAACGGCTGAGCGCCTGTGGAATGTCAGTTGTGAGCTTCTGGGAATCCAGTGGGAGTAG